In Zonotrichia albicollis isolate bZonAlb1 chromosome 5, bZonAlb1.hap1, whole genome shotgun sequence, the genomic window GCTCAAAATTCAATTTCTGCTTCTTGTGTCGCATTATTTTACAACTGGCCCTGGCAGCGGGAAGGATCTAGCACAGGATGAACGGCTGCCCAGGCAAAATTCCCACATGTGAACGCCTTTCCTTGAATCCCTTTTTGTTCTGGAAGGTTaagaaagcaaaaggaaagcAGGGCCAGATGACTTCTCACATACCAGAACATTCCCAGGTGCCAGGAAGAGCTGggcttgccttttttttccctccatccaAGTCACATCTTGCCACTGGGAGCAGGTCAGTCTCCAGGGACATGTTTGTACCTGTCCAAGgagcctcttcctcctcctcctcagtctgGAGCAAAAGACAGGGAAGCAGTGGAGTGCACCAGAGGAACTAGGAATGTTTGGAGTGCATGAGAGAAGCGCATCTGTGGAGTGTTTTGAGACCTGTGGACAGACCAGGAGGTTGGAAACTAGGTGTTTTTCTGCCTGCTCTAGGAACCCCCAGGTGCTTCCTGTGCAGGTAAAGGGGGAATAATTCAGTTTTAAGTCATTGGCCATTTATTTCATGGCAGCTGCAGGTCTGAACAAAACAACCCTGGACGTGGGGAGATGAGTATAACTCACAAGTATTTTCTGCTTGGCAAATTACCTGCTTGAAAACCTCAGGCTGTCAACAAGGCTCCAGCATTCCTGACTCCTTACCTGCCTCCTGACCTACCCACCGTGTCTGTGCTCTTCCTTTACTCTCCACTtctgggcagcaggggaggtaGCACCAGGCCTTGGACTGCATTTGTCTTCTGCAGCTTCCTTTCAGAGAGCTCTGTAATTAACCTCTCACCTGCCAGTGTGTTCAGAAATACCAGAAAACCAACCTGCTTGAAAAACTGCAGCGAAACTTGCCCAAGGTATCCCCTGGCTGTGGGCGAAATCCCTGCACAGGGCTGCACAGAGGAGCCCACACAAGCTGAGgagagggtgcccagagcagctgtggctgcccctggatcctggcagtgcccagggccaggctggacagggctgcagcagcctgggacactggaaggtgtccctgccatggcagaggtggaactggatgggcttcaaggtcccttccaaccccagccaGTGTGGGGTTCTGGTTGGAAGTTTAAGTGAGTTGGAAATGCTCACAGGAAAGACTGGATTAATCAGATACAGAAGCAGCTGAACTATCTTTCAATATTCAAATAGTATGCTTTGCTCAGGCTATTAggcaaacttttttttaaaaatgtaaagtaCATTTAAACACACCCTCTGGAGAAGAGGGTCTATTCCTATAAACTGGGGGGGTTTAACAAATCCCTTCTCTCCTCTCTGAGCATACAAGCCCAGCTACTCTGAGCACTGTGCAGCATCCTGGGCCCTGTTCAGACTGAAAAGGCTCATTTATTGTGCCAGTGATTGCAAAACAGTTTCCACTATCAGTGTGTGCtttttcctttggctttttttcccctttttctcctccttccttttAAAATCTTGAGCTTTGACTCATCCAAACTTACCTGTGGTTGAACAAGGCAAGCCTTGTAACCCTAAAGCTGTTTGAATTGAGTTTTCAGTGGCACATTTTCTTTGGATTGTTGAGGGAGAGAAACTGAAGTGTTGCTGGGCTTTGCTTATTTTGTGGAAGTGCTGGCAGTCTCCCACTGAAAAGGGAAGATGACACCTTGGCCGTGGAAATAATCTCATTTCTTTTCTCCTAGCACAAACTTAGCTTTGAAGGATGAAAGGGTATTGATGGTTCCAGCTGTATCTTAAGCTTGGTTCATTGAGAAGACCTCAGCGTGCATGGACTCAATTCCTGCGGGGTTTTGCTCCAAAGCCAGGTCAATAGCTGACTCCTCTCCAGGTATTGATCTGAGGAGCTGTGAGGCACAGTGCCTGAGCAGGCTCTGTGTCATTTCTGAGCGACTGCGCGGGTGCCAGATCAGAGCAGCCCTTCCCCTCCTGGCCCAGAGGGACCCTGGCACACCAGGCACCCCCAGCTCACAACACTCGTGCTCCTTGGGCTTTTGTGTCTCCCCAGTCCCAGGAAAACCTCCTGCTTTGAGCTGCAGCCATCCTTGGTGCTTCTCTGCCATGCCCACAGCCCAGGACGCTGTTTTGTCTTGATCCAGCACTGGCTTCTTCCTTCCCCACACTCCTGGTGACTTCAGCTCCTAATCCTTTAAGCCACTCTGTCCTGGATCTCATTAGAAGCCCAGCactccccaggggatggagcagcattGCAAATGGGTCATTTCTCTGAAACAGTGCAAGATAGTTGTGTAAATAAACAAGCACACTGCTTAAAGCAGCCCTTTGGGGGCTTCTGATGACATTTATTTACAGGCTGGCTGCTGGGAACACTTCTTGCCCTACAGTGGCCCCTTGCATGCGTTTCTGGTGAGCAGAGCCTTATTTTGGGGAGCAGCCTGCCCTGTGCTTGCTCCaagagctgctctggcagcacCAGGTGTAAAAGGCACCTGCAGACCTGGTGTGGGTTCCAGGAGTTGTCATGCACACCCTGAGAGGTaacaggctgctcccagcagggagGAACTGTTCCTGTGGAGGGAGGACTGACTCTTAACCAAGCacagcaataaaaagcagctgtgTAATGCTGTGGAGGATTTCCACGCAGTAAATAGTTCAGCTGGTCCTCTAAGTGGGGGTGTGAcatggaggaagaggaagggtgGAAACCTGGATGTGCTTGTGTTACCTGTGATTTAAGAAAAGCCTGCTTCATTTAGAGGAGATGAGGGGAATAACTGGTGGGTGTATGTCAGTGGGACAATTAGCATTTCCATCAAGTGAGTGCCAGTTGGCTCTGGAATTAATCAAATACAGCTCGttccctcccttcccacccctccCCTTGGCTTTTGCTGTTTGCTTCTGTGGCTTGTCTGTGCTTCTCTGGGCTCAGAGAGATAACCTGGAgccccctgggaccccagcaCCACTAAATTTACAGCTGGAGGTTCCTGCTTACCTCTTGCCTTTCCCTAGCCTCAACTTGAATTTCCTTGTGCTCTGTGTCACACTTCCCTCAGGGATTCTTTCAAATCTCCTCGAACATGGTTTTTCAATTGTTTGGGTTcttacaattaaaaaaacatgATGAGGCATTTACATTTGATTCCCTGCTGATCTCTATCCCCAGTCATGGTATTTGGAGTAAGAAGCTGGAAAGACACAGTACCTGGGAGGGCAGACTCAGGGTGCTCCTTGAATTCCTGGCAGAGGCAGTGTACACAGAGGTGGTTGGACACAGTCCTGCAGGAAGGCACCATGACAAAAGCTCAGATCCACGCCAAAGACCATGACAATTCCCCATTCTCCAATATTTTCTTGCTGATTTATACACACTAGATGCTGTATATAGGGATATAGCAAATAGTTTACCTTAAGCTGACACATCTGTACATACCCCAGGTCTCTTTGAATGCCCTTCCCATACCCTGGGAAAAATCACCTGGTTTTCCTGCCCCACGGAGGAGGAAATCCAGTTTTTGTGTTTGCGGTATTGGCTGTGCTCCTCTTCTCCTCGGGGAGGCCAAAATGGGGAGACTTTGTCCCATTCCCCTaaaagcagagcagtgcagaCAAGCAGCCTGTGCACCACTCAGGCCTGATTCCCAAGCACAGGAATGGCCGTGGGGATGAAGAGACCCAGAGGGTGCTGTTGGCAGCCCCAGCCTTGGAGCAGTCTGTGTCACTGCTGGCAGGGATCAGCACATGGGAGGGCACGGACACTCAGCTGTGCTCACAGGAAGGAAGGGCCGCTCAGGCCTGCCTGCTGGATCGCTTCCAACGTGCTTTGGCAGCTTGACTCACCCGTGCGCAGAGgctgggggaaaaggaaagagtcACAAGGAATGTCGCTGGGCTGCAGGGTGGAGCTGTGCCCAACATCCATGAacgcagggctgcagcagcaggcaggcacagctctTCTGCACTTGCCTCCTCTCTGAGGCACTGAGGTGTCACACAACTTGAACAAAACACCTTGTGGGCACTGTCATTTAACCAGTGCATCTTCTGCGCCCTTTGGGGAAGGGACTGTGTGTCTGAAACCCAGAAGTTCCTGTTGTTTGCTGCTCAAAAATCATTTCTTCATATGAAAGCCTCTGCTGCAGACCAGTAACTCAGCCTTTGCTCTCTGACACCCCTCACACCTTCAGTAGTGTTCCAGTACtcatttcttttctccaggctttaAATGATAGTCATTTGCATGCCTCATACATACGTACAAAAACAGCCCAGCAAATAAAACAGCATAAAAGCCCAAAAGTCCAAGGAAAAGGCAGGCACAGACTTACTGGTGGGAACACAGTACCTGCCCCTGGCCCTTTTTATATCCACCTCAGAGAGCAGCTTAGGCTCACCCAGGACCACATTTAGAGCTGCAACTGAATAATCCTGCTCTGCCAGTCCccactggggttttttggacCCACAGAATTCCATTAGGAACCCCCAGAGTTTATAAATATTGTTCTTACTAATGCGCTGATGTCCACCTCTCCGGTTTTCTGTAATTTACACAAAATGAGGAAGAGATACTGTGTTTAATTTACACAAAATCAGGGCTGGATCTGTAGCAGAGAGCAAGTTTTAGTAGCTTCAGAAGTTTTCCAAGGGGAGCCTTTAGGAGAAAGGCCTGCCAAAATTTGCACTGATGCACATTGGATTTTGGAGTTCCAGGGAACTCAGTGCAGCTCCCTGAAGACTGAGCAAAACCAGGTTGGGATTTCTGGATATTATTTTAGTTTCAGGACAAGCAAAGTGGGAGATAGGAATGGCAGGAGTTGGGCAGAATCCATGTTTTGCCTAAGAACAAAATTACACATGGTGACTCTCAAGTCTTGCTCAATGTTGCTGtgatgcaggaggaggagaaaaaagtgCATTTGATTTAGGtttgttttcccctttctgTAACTGTGGCAATGACACTGCTGCCTGTTTGACTCACCACGATTTCAAAGCAATATTCAAGTGAGTAACAGCTGAAAAATGTGATGTCCTTTgcctcccagctcagggctcACTCCTCTGCAGGCCCCTGATGGCCACACATGGCTGTGAGGAGTCTGTCTGAGTGCTCCCCACTTTGACACCAGCACCTGAAGAGCGAAGATAAATCCAGCAAAATGCAAAGCACCAGAGATTTGGCACTCCCAAAGCGCAGCCTGCTCGTGTTGGGGGGGGGAAAGGCTGTTGTGATTGTGGGGTTCTGGAGCAAAGATGGAAGGATTCCAGGTGTAATCCCTTGTCCTTAAGTAACTGGTTCCCTTCGTGGCCCCGTGCCAGGCAGTGTGAGCACAGAATCCTCTTACGCCATAGCTCTGCTGGCCGTGTGCCCTCGCCTGGACATGGCAGGGGGCTGTAAATAGGAGTGGGGCTCACGtgtgcccctgcagctcccttggcCCTGCTCAGGGAAGGAAGCAGCAGCCCTGTGAGTGAGGGccttggcaggggacagccctgccagctctgccccgTGCCAGAGCGCTGCTCTGCCTGTCAGCATCGGCTGGAAAACACTGCAGGACTTGACCCTCCGAGAGGGAAAGTGGCATCTTGGGTTAGCCGGACTTGCTGAGCAGAACCCTCAGCTTGTTACCTCACATTCAGGTTGGAGCTGTTTGAAGAACTTCCCAGCTACTGCAGCTGGCTGGAGCAGAGTCtggatgagggaagagctgcatcctctggagcagctgctttggAATTGAAAtcaaaattgcattttgtgTGTCTGGGGAGGAGAAGATCAGCCAGCAGCAAATTGGTGTTTTTAAATCACACACAGAGTCCTGCCCAGCACAACAGCCTAGGGAGGCATGGAATAAAAcctctccctgtgtcccctggcaAGTGGATGGTTCTTGAATTCTTGGTTCATCAGAGCTCCTGTCTGACAGTCAGGACAGCTGGATGAATTTGGCATGCACAGGCTCTTCCTTAGGCTTCTGATATTCACATTTTGCACTGGGCTGGAGTCCTTTGTGCCCCAGAACAGCTAAATGGGAGCTTTACCTGAGCTCTTTTTGTGGCTCCTGGGCCATTAGGAATACAAAGGTCTTCACTGATCCCGAGGATGAAAAAGCACAGAACACAAAAGCTGGATAGTTAATGGCAAAATGGAGCTAATTCCCCCTCAGAATGCAATTTTGAGCCATGAACTGGAGTGCAGTGCAGTGGAGAAGTGGGACTTCCCTTCAATCCTTGGTTCCCTGTGGAAGCTACAGGAGGGAGCAATCCAGGAACAGCAGAATGCTTCTGATCTTGTCTGCAGGCTCTGCACACAGCAGAAAACTCTGTGGGTCATGGGGGATAAACTGGGAAACCCAGCAGGTGACTGCAGAACCCCCGACTTGCTGGGATGAAATGCTCTTCTCCATCCTGGGATTTGCCCAGGTGTGAGCCCTGCTTGGCAGGCCCACAGTTGTTGTGCATAAACTCTGGTATTTACCACTGCCATTGGTAAACTGCCATAAACTCTGGTATTGTGAATAAACCCTGTGGTGTTGCAGGGTATCCTGGGAAAGgtcagctcctggcaggacagaAAGGAAGGAATGCTGTGCAGTAACAGTTGTGATGGTGTTTCAGACTAACAGGGATGCCAAAGGAAAAATATGATCCTCCAGATCCTCGCAGAATTTACACCATCATGTCGGCGGAAGAGGTGGCCAACGGGAAGAAGTCGCACTGGGCTGAACTAGAGATCTCGGGTGAGTTGCTGGGGGTTTGAATTCCCACAGCTGGCGCCCCAGGCCACTCCAGATCCAGAGGGGGTCCAGACTGAAGAGGTTTAAGCTCCTTGCTTTGCTCTTGCAGGGAGAGTGCGGAGCTTAAGCACGTCGCTGTGGTCGCTGACACACCTGACTGCTCTGCACCTCAATGACAACAACCTTACTCGCATTCCACCTGATATTGCCAAGCTTCACAATCTGGTTTACCTGGATCTGTCATCCAACAAACTCAGAAGTTTACCAGCAGAACTAGGAAACATGGTGTCTCTCAGGTGAGGGGAATTATTCTGGTTAACTTTCCAACAAATCTCTGGCGTGGGATTGGGACCGAGAGTTTCAGTTTGTTTCCTGTGCCTGTTATTTCAAATAATCCTGAAAAACTCCAGGCTGGTGCAGAGCTTCGGTTCTAATAATTACTTTTGGGTTCACTGATTGTTCATATATCACTGTTTCCATCCCTGGTTTCATCTTGGGCTTTGTGGCCTTTTCCCCCCTAATGAATCTCtttcagccctgctctgacatGGGAAGATTGGCATATCTTTCCATAATAAAATTCAGGGTGAAAAGTGTTCTCTTTGAGGACGAGCAGTGTGCAGCACCTTAGGAGTTTGTTCTGCAGTAATCCTCACCCAGAGTGTTTTTGCATTTACCGCAGGGAATTGCTTTTAAATAACAATCTGTTACGGGTTTTGCCTTATGAACTTGGACGGCTCTTCCAGCTGCAAACCCTGGGTTTGAAAGGTGAGCTCTTCCCAATTCCATATTCCTACGAGTTCTCGGGGATCCTGAGGGGGGCTGGCCTCAAAACCTTCCTCTGTTACCTCAGGGTTTTCTTACAGGTTATTTTAAGCATTAAGTTGGTAGCAAAAATGACCGGGCAGTTGGGAGAACAATGCTTCTCTTTCTTAGTGCCGCTAAACTTCCTTAGGAGCTCATTTCAAATCCGCAGTCAGGGAAATAAACCCTTTAACCTGCTGAGTTAATTTGTCTGTTCTCATTCTGGGAGATTTTCTTTGGGTGGAAAGCCTCAAGAAAGGCAGGCTGCTGATGCCCCTGCTGTTGTTTTGTGCTGTTGACAGGCAATCCTTTATCCCAAGATATTCTCAGCCTCTACCAGGATCCAGATGGAACCCGAAAGCTACTGAACTACATGCTTGACAATCTAGCAGGTACAGCCCGAGGGATCTGGTGCAAAAAGGCTTTAAAAGTAGCATTTGCTGTTAAAACAAGACTCTGAACCACTGCAGGGAGACTATTCCTTCCCTGCCACAGTGTTTTTGTCTGGTGGCTCCAGTCATATCCCAAAACACACCCTCAGCCCCAGTGGAAGAGGCTGATTGTACTGTCTGAGGGTCTCCTGTGTTACAGCCAAATGTTCTCTCTGTTCTGTGTGAAACCCTTCAAGTACCAGCCAAGGGCAAAGTCTGCCTTGCTGAAGCCATTTTGGTTCTCCCCACCAGAAATAATCATTTGAATGCGAGCAGAATGTCAAATTTAGCTCAAGAAACACGGAAGCCATTAAGAACATCCAGTACCTGCCCTGAGTCCTGCTTTGTGGTTCTGTAACTGAGCCTTGTGCTTTGCCACTCAGTGACTCCCAGGTTCAGGCACTGCAGGAATGATGGGTGCAGGGCAAGGTTCTTGGAGAAGGGATGGCTGAACCATGCCAGGATTTACCCTCCTTCTTCAGCAGATTATTCAGTGTTTCAGTATTCACTTATTTCGGTTGTGCTTCTAAATCTGAGAAGAAGAGACAGAAATAGTCACCAATATTACAAATGACATTTTTTCTCTTACTAGAGCTACTCATATAAATGAGTTTTGCCTCTCCTGAAGACTCGGGGAGTTGGGAATGCAAAACACATTATTGTTCAGTCATCACTTTGACTTGGGAACTGTAACTTACAAATAGAAACTCTGAATTAATCactggtttaattttttttgcagttcacccagagcagctgcctccAAGGCCATGGATTACTTTAAAAGAACGAGACCAAATTCTGCCCTCAGGTAAATCTGTGTTCACAAGGTGACACACTGGGAAACTTACCTTGGACTTTATTTTCCTGGATCAGAGTGAAAACAGCAATTTGTTCATTTGTACTAGAAAAATTACCATATGGCTGTGCTGTAAATACCATTTTTGCCATCTGAATGGGATGCTGGGCATTTCTTTTCCACGTTGGGCTTTGTCACTCTCGTCCAAGCCAAAGAGACAACCTCCAGAGGCTGACaatctttccttttctctctctctttgcaGCTTCATTTACAGTCATGTGTTACAATGTGTTGTGTGATAAATACGCCACCCGGCAGCTCTATGGCTACTGCCCGTCCTGGGCACTCAATTGGGAGTACAGGAAAAAGGGAATCATGGAAGAAATCGTCAACTGTGATGCAGACATCATCAGTCTTCAGGTAGTAAAACATAACTGCATTTTCCATCAGAAACAGCAAACCTGAACCTCCACCTTTAGGATTAGATGTTCCCTTGGGAGCACCATAGCCACCTGCTCGATAGCAAATTCCAGGTCTTCCCAATGCAGGCTGTACATCCATATTCCAGTGTCAAATACACCAGGTGTGGTCTGCTGCTATCCAAAATACACCTCTGGCTTTGCCTGTGGGAGGGATTCCAGGGAATGCAGGAATGTGCATCCATTCCCAGCAGGCCGTTGGTCTAGGAAGGGACATGGATTGTGCAGCTTTTCTGCCTGCAAGCTGGGCAGGCACAAGGAAGGGTTTCCTTCACTTCTTTAGCCTGAGGTGTTTGTGTACAATTGCAGGAAGTGGAAACGGAGCAATACTTCACCCTTTTCCTGCCAGCCCTGAAAGAACGGGGATATGACGGATTCTTTTCTCCAAAGTCACGTGCCAAAATCATGTCGGAGCAGGAGAAGAAGCATGTGGATGGCTGCGCCATATTCTTCAAAACAGAAAAGtaaggggcagcagcagcttccaaaATTTACACCTAAACCTCAGAACAGCTCCCAGTCATTAGGATGGAAGCTTCCCAAAGCCTGAGAGTGAAAACTCTCAGAGCTTTCACTGCAAAAGGAGAACGCAGCTCTGGGTTGTGTCCCGGGGTTTGGAAGAGGGGGAGCCCCTGGGAGCAGACAGGGATGTGTTTCAGATGGGACATTGccacaggggctgtgc contains:
- the CNOT6L gene encoding CCR4-NOT transcription complex subunit 6-like produces the protein MPKEKYDPPDPRRIYTIMSAEEVANGKKSHWAELEISGRVRSLSTSLWSLTHLTALHLNDNNLTRIPPDIAKLHNLVYLDLSSNKLRSLPAELGNMVSLRELLLNNNLLRVLPYELGRLFQLQTLGLKGNPLSQDILSLYQDPDGTRKLLNYMLDNLAVHPEQLPPRPWITLKERDQILPSASFTVMCYNVLCDKYATRQLYGYCPSWALNWEYRKKGIMEEIVNCDADIISLQEVETEQYFTLFLPALKERGYDGFFSPKSRAKIMSEQEKKHVDGCAIFFKTEKFTLVQKHTVEFNQVAMANSEGSEAMLNRVMTKDNIGVAVVLEVHKELFGAGMKSLHVDKQLLIVANAHMHWDPEYSDVKLIQTMMFVSELKNILEKASSRPSSPTADPNSIPLVLCADLNSLPDSGVVEYLSNGIVADNHKDFKELRYNECLMNFSGNGKNGASEGRITHGFQLKSAYENNLMPYTNYTFDFKGVIDYIFYSNTHMNVLGVLGPLDPQWLADNNITGCPHPHIPSDHFSLLTQLELQPPLLPLVNGVHLPSRR